One window from the genome of Crateriforma spongiae encodes:
- a CDS encoding MaoC family dehydratase codes for MPESTPVAVHHQIPMHHVEDWMYEDFQVGDKRRSISRTISEGEAMMFNAMVLDMHPYVADQPFAESDGNFGKRLVAGSQVFSYGLGLMANNNVHTFSYGYDKLRFIKPVFIGDTIYTIRTHLSKRPKYESMGLVVVSYENFKTPGDGVSGDLVLYAEHLQTVKYRDPSQWTDQIEKK; via the coding sequence ATGCCTGAATCAACGCCTGTCGCCGTCCATCATCAGATCCCCATGCACCACGTGGAGGACTGGATGTATGAAGATTTCCAGGTCGGCGACAAACGTCGCTCGATCTCGCGGACGATCTCCGAAGGCGAGGCGATGATGTTCAACGCGATGGTGTTGGACATGCATCCCTACGTCGCCGACCAACCGTTCGCCGAATCGGACGGCAACTTTGGAAAACGCTTGGTGGCCGGGTCGCAGGTCTTCAGCTATGGGCTGGGGCTGATGGCCAACAACAACGTCCACACCTTCAGCTACGGCTATGACAAACTGCGGTTCATCAAGCCCGTCTTTATCGGCGACACGATTTACACCATCCGCACGCACCTTTCGAAACGTCCCAAGTACGAATCGATGGGATTGGTGGTGGTCAGCTATGAGAATTTCAAGACGCCGGGCGATGGTGTGTCGGGCGACTTGGTTTTGTACGCCGAGCATTTGCAGACCGTGAAGTATCGTGATCCATCCCAGTGGACAGACCAAATCGAAAAGAAGTGA
- a CDS encoding L-rhamnose/proton symporter RhaT yields the protein MADPVIGAALHSIGALSSSSCYTPQKKTKLWAWESYWISQATFAWLILPVVGAFLTIPNYMDVLAASPTDAMLKSFTLGAFYGVGGLTFGLGIRYIGFSLNYAIAIGISAGLGTIFPLIWTPNEGFVWLIFDKFSTLPGQIVLAGILLSLVGIFFCGWAGALREKSQGDVPSQFSFKTGVPLAIIAGTLSAVFNFALLAGQPIEKAALDAGANDLMKMNAIYPFSNGGAFLTNFVWCVFLFRRNRTGSQLFRLPDQGSGKLAFYYLMALLSGTFWYFQFFFYGMGHANMGDTYGFTSWGLHMSMLILFSNIFGTVFREWENAGKLSKRILHIGMLIIVASTLVITYGNYLGQQTPVH from the coding sequence ATGGCTGACCCGGTCATCGGCGCCGCTCTGCACAGCATCGGCGCTCTTTCGTCGTCCAGTTGTTACACCCCACAAAAAAAGACCAAGCTTTGGGCGTGGGAAAGCTATTGGATTTCGCAGGCCACCTTTGCCTGGCTGATCTTGCCCGTCGTCGGCGCTTTCCTGACGATCCCAAATTATATGGACGTGCTGGCGGCCAGCCCCACCGACGCGATGCTGAAATCGTTCACACTGGGCGCGTTCTATGGCGTCGGCGGGCTGACGTTCGGACTGGGCATTCGCTACATCGGGTTTTCATTGAATTACGCGATCGCGATCGGCATCTCGGCTGGCTTGGGCACGATCTTTCCACTGATCTGGACGCCAAACGAAGGATTCGTGTGGTTGATCTTTGACAAGTTTTCGACCCTGCCCGGGCAGATTGTTCTGGCGGGCATCCTTTTGTCATTGGTCGGAATCTTCTTTTGTGGTTGGGCCGGTGCGCTTCGTGAAAAATCGCAAGGCGACGTGCCATCACAGTTCTCTTTCAAGACGGGCGTTCCGTTGGCAATCATCGCGGGAACGCTGTCGGCGGTGTTCAACTTCGCGCTGCTCGCCGGCCAGCCGATCGAAAAAGCCGCGTTGGACGCCGGAGCCAACGACTTGATGAAGATGAACGCAATCTATCCGTTCTCCAACGGCGGCGCGTTCTTGACCAACTTCGTTTGGTGCGTGTTTTTGTTTCGCCGTAACCGCACCGGGTCCCAGTTGTTCCGCTTGCCCGACCAAGGTAGCGGCAAGCTGGCGTTCTATTACTTGATGGCACTACTGAGCGGGACGTTCTGGTATTTCCAGTTCTTCTTTTATGGCATGGGGCATGCCAACATGGGCGATACGTACGGGTTCACCAGTTGGGGGCTGCACATGTCGATGCTGATTTTATTCAGCAACATTTTCGGCACGGTGTTCCGTGAATGGGAAAACGCCGGCAAGCTCTCCAAACGGATCCTGCACATCGGGATGCTGATCATCGTCGCATCGACGCTCGTCATCACCTACGGCAACTACCTGGGCCAGCAAACACCGGTACACTGA
- a CDS encoding Gfo/Idh/MocA family protein, which produces MDIQYKPELPESGRPIIILGAGGIVKDAHLPAYRQAGFQVHGIYNRTIAKAQDLADQYGIPNVYTSVQQAVADAPESVVWDLALMPPQFVDVMNQLPDGSHVLIQKPMGDSWEQTQAIRDVCQRKGHNAAINCQLRFAPFVLATRWLMQQGLLGELHHMEVHVEVFTPWHLFPHIHPLPRVEIQQHSIHYVDLIRSFFGDPEKVYARTVKHPKQRELASTRSTIMMDYGDEIQATILTNHGYDFGLHNQQSYIKWEGTRGAVKAKMGLLMNYPDGVPDQFEICLLKDDQPPKWETIALEGSWFPEAFIGTMASVQRHAEGSCDVMPTGIDDVMRTRACVEAAYESNDTGGCVVDYAAAK; this is translated from the coding sequence ATGGACATTCAATACAAGCCCGAACTGCCCGAAAGCGGACGTCCGATCATCATTCTTGGCGCCGGTGGGATCGTCAAAGACGCCCATTTGCCCGCGTACCGCCAAGCCGGTTTTCAAGTACACGGCATCTACAATCGAACCATCGCGAAGGCGCAAGACTTGGCGGATCAATATGGGATCCCCAATGTCTACACGTCGGTGCAACAAGCGGTCGCCGACGCGCCGGAATCGGTCGTCTGGGATCTGGCCCTGATGCCGCCGCAATTTGTCGACGTGATGAATCAGTTGCCCGATGGGTCACACGTGTTGATCCAGAAACCGATGGGCGATTCGTGGGAACAGACCCAAGCGATTCGCGATGTCTGTCAGCGCAAAGGGCACAACGCGGCGATCAATTGCCAGTTGCGGTTTGCACCGTTCGTGCTGGCGACGCGTTGGTTGATGCAGCAAGGATTGCTGGGGGAACTGCATCACATGGAAGTGCATGTGGAGGTTTTCACGCCCTGGCACCTGTTCCCCCACATTCATCCGTTGCCGCGTGTGGAGATCCAGCAGCACAGCATTCACTATGTCGATTTGATTCGGTCGTTTTTTGGGGACCCCGAAAAGGTGTACGCGCGGACGGTGAAGCATCCCAAGCAGCGCGAATTGGCGTCGACTCGCAGCACGATCATGATGGACTATGGTGACGAAATCCAAGCCACGATTTTGACCAATCACGGTTACGATTTCGGACTGCACAATCAACAAAGCTATATCAAATGGGAGGGAACCCGCGGGGCGGTCAAAGCGAAGATGGGATTGCTGATGAACTATCCTGACGGCGTACCGGATCAGTTCGAAATCTGTTTGTTGAAAGACGATCAGCCGCCGAAATGGGAGACCATTGCTTTGGAAGGATCTTGGTTTCCGGAGGCCTTCATCGGAACCATGGCATCGGTCCAGCGTCACGCCGAAGGCAGTTGCGATGTCATGCCCACGGGGATCGACGATGTCATGCGCACCAGGGCCTGTGTCGAAGCCGCCTATGAATCGAACGACACCGGCGGATGCGTCGTCGACTACGCCGCGGCAAAATGA
- a CDS encoding extracellular solute-binding protein, producing MTSERQDVLRIAVRRFEPFERSIAQMWSAFCASTGCTMRIEAVPLDLHPLYEATLGGGGLSNGDWDIAQMTTDWIAEAQAAGALMNLRPMIEANPPEDFPDGWSTSMLGFQDFGDSIVGLPFHDGPECLIYRKDLFEDDGNRDRYFKRTGRELAVPATWDDFHQVARFLTDPKRNQYGTVVAGFPDGHNTVFDFALHVWTRGGELVDPATNRVIVDSPAAHRGMRFYRELLQDTTAIHPDCRDLDSVKSGLAFARGEVAMMVNWFGFASMSEVVDESVVKGKVDLAPIPHDPDGSSASLNCYWLHTIRAGSMHASVAYDFIRFMVNRKNDKRLTLNGGTGCRRSTWCDADVNGQVPYYHRLESLHEFARTLPRLANWSQLAAVIDDLVIQAMNSEKPVEQITALAQSRIDEIQGS from the coding sequence GTGACTTCGGAACGACAAGACGTGTTGCGAATTGCGGTTCGACGCTTCGAACCCTTTGAGCGTTCGATCGCGCAGATGTGGTCCGCGTTCTGTGCATCGACCGGATGTACCATGCGGATCGAAGCGGTGCCGTTGGACTTGCATCCACTGTACGAGGCGACGCTGGGCGGTGGCGGGCTATCAAACGGCGACTGGGACATCGCCCAGATGACGACCGACTGGATTGCCGAAGCGCAGGCGGCCGGCGCGTTGATGAACCTGCGGCCGATGATCGAAGCGAACCCGCCGGAAGATTTTCCCGATGGCTGGTCAACGTCGATGTTGGGCTTTCAAGACTTTGGCGATTCCATCGTCGGATTGCCGTTTCATGACGGTCCGGAATGCTTGATCTATCGCAAGGACTTGTTTGAAGACGACGGCAACCGTGATCGCTATTTCAAGCGGACCGGTCGCGAATTGGCGGTGCCGGCGACGTGGGACGACTTTCACCAAGTCGCACGTTTTCTGACCGATCCAAAGCGGAATCAGTACGGAACCGTGGTGGCAGGATTCCCCGATGGTCATAACACGGTATTTGATTTCGCGCTTCACGTTTGGACACGTGGCGGTGAACTGGTGGATCCGGCGACCAACCGAGTGATCGTGGATTCGCCGGCGGCCCATCGTGGGATGCGTTTCTATCGCGAACTGTTGCAGGATACGACCGCCATTCATCCCGATTGCCGGGACCTCGATTCGGTGAAATCGGGGCTGGCCTTCGCACGGGGCGAAGTCGCGATGATGGTGAATTGGTTTGGCTTCGCATCGATGAGCGAAGTCGTGGATGAAAGCGTGGTCAAAGGAAAGGTCGACTTGGCCCCAATCCCACACGATCCTGATGGTTCGTCGGCTTCATTGAACTGTTATTGGCTGCACACGATCCGGGCGGGGTCAATGCATGCATCGGTTGCCTACGATTTCATTCGGTTCATGGTCAATCGTAAAAACGACAAACGGTTGACGTTGAATGGTGGAACGGGATGTCGCAGGAGCACTTGGTGTGATGCAGACGTGAATGGCCAAGTCCCGTATTACCATCGTCTGGAATCGCTGCATGAATTTGCCCGCACATTGCCGCGATTGGCCAACTGGTCGCAATTGGCCGCCGTCATCGATGACTTGGTCATTCAAGCAATGAATTCGGAAAAGCCGGTCGAGCAAATCACGGCTCTCGCACAGTCTCGCATCGATGAAATTCAAGGATCATGA
- a CDS encoding ABC transporter substrate-binding protein: MSESPILLKGITWNHTRGFVPMIAAAQRFGELNPGVTIQWQKRSLQEFADQPLGDLAARFDLLVIDHPWAGFAARHGILTSLEDVMPADFLVDQAANSVGVSHGSYRYADRQWALAIDAATPVASWRPDLLQRHDSSVPRTWDDLLDLAKRGLVAMPGIPQDTLMNFYMLCCVPGSDLCESPDVVVNEDLGVRALEQLRELASLMPSVTFDWNPIQVYEAMTQGDDIAYCPFAYGYSNYSRAGYARRLLHFGDVVSMDGDPLRTTLGGTGLAISSQCRHMDVAALFAQMVAEPDYQRTQYVENGGQPGHRSAWTDPENNRRTCDYFANTLPCLDRAYLRPRFYGSLRFQDRDGGGAPIRRYLIDGGDPKAVLQTLNEMYRDCREVVAS; this comes from the coding sequence ATGTCTGAGTCGCCGATTCTGTTGAAAGGGATCACCTGGAACCACACTCGTGGTTTTGTGCCGATGATCGCCGCGGCGCAGCGGTTCGGTGAACTGAATCCGGGGGTGACGATCCAGTGGCAGAAGCGTTCGTTACAAGAATTCGCTGACCAGCCGCTGGGAGACTTGGCCGCACGGTTTGATCTGTTGGTGATCGATCACCCTTGGGCGGGCTTCGCCGCACGGCACGGAATCCTGACGTCGCTGGAAGACGTCATGCCGGCGGACTTCTTGGTCGATCAAGCCGCCAATTCGGTCGGGGTGTCACACGGCAGTTATCGTTACGCCGATCGCCAGTGGGCTTTGGCAATCGACGCTGCCACGCCGGTAGCTTCGTGGCGACCGGATCTGCTGCAGCGGCACGATTCGTCGGTACCTCGGACGTGGGACGACTTGCTTGATTTGGCCAAACGTGGCTTGGTCGCCATGCCGGGTATTCCGCAAGACACGTTGATGAACTTTTACATGCTGTGTTGTGTACCGGGATCCGATCTGTGTGAATCACCGGATGTGGTGGTCAACGAAGACTTGGGCGTGCGAGCACTTGAACAGTTGCGTGAGTTGGCGTCGTTGATGCCGTCGGTGACCTTCGATTGGAATCCCATCCAAGTCTACGAAGCGATGACGCAAGGCGACGACATCGCCTATTGTCCGTTCGCGTACGGGTACAGCAACTACAGTCGTGCCGGTTACGCCCGCCGGTTGTTGCATTTCGGCGACGTCGTTTCGATGGACGGCGATCCGTTGCGGACAACGTTGGGCGGTACGGGTTTGGCGATTTCCAGCCAATGCCGACACATGGACGTCGCTGCGCTGTTTGCACAGATGGTTGCCGAGCCGGATTACCAACGGACACAGTACGTCGAAAACGGCGGGCAACCGGGGCATCGCAGTGCTTGGACCGATCCGGAAAACAACCGACGCACATGCGACTACTTTGCCAACACGTTGCCCTGCTTGGATCGGGCGTATTTGCGTCCTCGATTCTACGGCAGCCTTCGTTTCCAAGACCGCGATGGTGGCGGGGCGCCAATCCGACGGTACTTGATCGACGGTGGTGACCCGAAGGCCGTATTGCAGACGTTGAACGAAATGTATCGCGACTGCAGAGAGGTTGTGGCGTCATGA
- a CDS encoding alpha-L-fucosidase, which translates to MKTLVTTLSISVVTVLAFLSMSPATADEPAGGPFQPTWESLEAYECPEWFRDAKFGIYAHWGVYSAPSGKTNTDWYGRNMYKTGHPNNVEHLERFGDLKEFGYKDFVPMLTAEKFDADQWVDLYVQAGARFAGPVGEHADGFSMWDSKVNPWNAAQMGPHRDVVAEMKAAVEKRDLKFLVSMHHSWHWGWFPTWDQNTDASDPKFASLYGPKMNSIEVQARSLPYGSDSNKSTYPMPSDVFERTWLEKVNEVVTGYSPDMLWFDNRMQILSESVRQKMVACFYNHALSQGQQPVLTYKRPDLAIGTATVDLERSRMPDVYPDPWLTDTSISPSTWSYASDMKLYSADRIVDDLVDIVSKNGCMLLNIAPAPDGTIPSDQQQVLRDIGDWLRINGEAIYGSRPWLMFGEGPTSTPVGHLADVKFNGFGSKDIRYTTNHGNLYAIALDRPAEGEKVQIVWLGSSTYRGEITDVTLVGHEGKIQWERTKDGLKIQIPEKTECKYAYVFKIGRES; encoded by the coding sequence ATGAAGACGTTAGTGACGACTTTGTCGATCTCCGTTGTGACGGTTCTGGCATTCCTGTCGATGTCGCCGGCCACTGCGGACGAACCGGCCGGCGGACCGTTCCAGCCGACTTGGGAATCACTGGAAGCTTACGAGTGTCCGGAGTGGTTTCGTGATGCAAAGTTCGGCATCTATGCACACTGGGGTGTCTATTCTGCACCCAGCGGCAAGACCAACACCGATTGGTATGGCCGCAACATGTACAAGACCGGACACCCGAACAACGTTGAACATCTGGAACGATTCGGTGACCTGAAGGAGTTTGGGTACAAGGATTTCGTTCCAATGCTGACGGCGGAAAAGTTCGACGCCGACCAGTGGGTGGACCTGTACGTCCAGGCCGGTGCACGGTTCGCCGGACCGGTGGGCGAGCATGCCGACGGGTTTTCGATGTGGGATTCCAAGGTGAATCCATGGAACGCGGCACAGATGGGACCACACCGTGACGTGGTGGCGGAGATGAAGGCGGCGGTGGAGAAACGCGACTTGAAATTCTTGGTCAGTATGCACCATTCATGGCACTGGGGTTGGTTCCCGACGTGGGATCAAAACACTGACGCATCGGATCCGAAGTTCGCTTCGTTGTATGGCCCGAAAATGAACTCGATCGAGGTCCAGGCTCGGTCGTTGCCATACGGATCGGATTCCAATAAGTCGACCTATCCGATGCCGTCGGACGTGTTCGAACGCACTTGGTTGGAAAAGGTCAATGAAGTCGTCACGGGTTATTCACCGGACATGTTGTGGTTCGACAACCGCATGCAGATCCTTTCGGAATCGGTGCGACAAAAGATGGTTGCCTGCTTTTACAACCATGCGCTGTCCCAAGGCCAGCAGCCCGTACTGACCTATAAACGTCCCGACTTGGCAATCGGGACTGCCACGGTCGATTTGGAACGCAGCCGGATGCCCGATGTCTATCCTGATCCCTGGCTGACTGACACTTCGATTTCACCATCGACTTGGTCGTACGCGTCGGACATGAAATTGTATTCGGCCGATCGGATCGTCGACGACCTGGTCGATATCGTCAGCAAGAATGGATGCATGTTGCTGAACATCGCGCCCGCACCGGATGGCACGATCCCGTCGGATCAACAACAGGTGTTGCGCGACATTGGCGATTGGTTGCGAATCAACGGCGAAGCGATTTATGGATCGCGGCCGTGGTTGATGTTTGGCGAAGGCCCAACGTCGACGCCGGTGGGGCACCTGGCTGACGTGAAGTTCAACGGTTTCGGCAGCAAGGACATTCGCTACACGACCAACCATGGCAATCTTTATGCCATCGCGTTGGATCGACCGGCCGAAGGTGAAAAGGTGCAGATCGTATGGCTGGGGTCATCGACCTATCGTGGGGAAATCACCGACGTCACCTTGGTGGGACATGAGGGAAAAATCCAGTGGGAACGCACCAAGGACGGACTGAAGATTCAGATCCCCGAGAAGACCGAATGCAAGTACGCCTATGTCTTCAAAATCGGACGTGAATCATGA
- a CDS encoding MaoC family dehydratase, which yields MFQEIFYEDYQVGDSRTTLGRTITEADIVLHAGQTGDFFPHHMDAQWCETQDFGQRIVHGTLTFSVGVGLTAVVVNPHGMSYGYDRLRFIKPVFIGDTLHTVVTISEKKDHKKRDNVGIVTEHLDVQNQHGETVLVCDHLLIVSKKATENG from the coding sequence GTGTTCCAGGAGATCTTTTACGAAGACTACCAGGTGGGTGATTCCCGGACGACGCTGGGACGCACCATCACCGAAGCCGACATCGTGTTGCACGCGGGCCAGACCGGCGACTTCTTTCCCCATCACATGGACGCCCAGTGGTGCGAGACCCAGGACTTTGGGCAACGTATCGTGCACGGCACGCTGACGTTTTCCGTTGGCGTCGGACTGACCGCCGTGGTCGTCAACCCGCACGGCATGAGCTATGGCTATGACCGACTGCGGTTCATCAAACCGGTTTTCATCGGTGACACGCTACATACGGTGGTCACGATTTCCGAAAAGAAGGACCACAAGAAACGCGACAACGTTGGCATCGTGACCGAACACCTGGACGTACAGAACCAGCACGGCGAAACCGTTCTGGTGTGCGACCATCTTTTGATCGTCAGCAAGAAGGCGACCGAGAATGGCTGA
- a CDS encoding CaiB/BaiF CoA transferase family protein produces the protein MRPLEDILVIDLSQFLSGPSASLRLADLGARVIKVERPATGDICRHLYVSDCEIDGESTIFHAINRNKEGYVADLKDAGDLAKVRQLISKADVVLHNFRPGVIDRLGLDYASVKAINPGIVYGEISGYGKEGPWKSKPGQDLLAQSLSGMTWLSGNADDGPVPVGVAIADIWAGALLVTGVLACLVRRSIRGEGGLVEVNMLEAMLDYQFEPLTVHLQDGSQPERTATNNAHALLGAPYGVYQTADGYLALAMGSIVQLGELLDCQELTRYTDPKSWYDQRDEIKQILVDRLVTRRTADWLAILEPADIWCAEVLNWDRLMHSEGFQVLDMTQQVTRGNGTGYQTTCCPIRIDGQRLKAARGSCDLGEHNESIDRELAIAGG, from the coding sequence ATGAGGCCGTTGGAAGACATTCTGGTCATTGATCTCAGTCAGTTCTTGTCCGGTCCGTCGGCAAGTTTGCGGCTGGCGGATTTGGGTGCTCGGGTGATCAAAGTCGAACGTCCGGCGACCGGCGACATCTGCCGTCACCTGTACGTTTCTGACTGTGAGATTGATGGCGAATCGACGATCTTTCATGCGATCAATCGTAACAAGGAAGGCTACGTTGCGGATCTGAAAGACGCCGGAGATCTTGCCAAGGTCCGGCAACTGATTTCGAAAGCCGATGTGGTGCTGCACAACTTTCGGCCCGGTGTGATCGACCGACTTGGGTTGGACTACGCCAGCGTGAAAGCCATCAATCCCGGCATCGTCTATGGCGAAATCAGCGGCTATGGCAAAGAAGGGCCATGGAAATCCAAACCGGGGCAGGACTTGCTGGCCCAATCCTTATCCGGCATGACGTGGCTTAGCGGTAACGCCGACGACGGCCCGGTTCCGGTCGGTGTTGCGATTGCGGACATCTGGGCCGGCGCGTTGTTGGTGACCGGTGTTTTGGCTTGTCTGGTCCGGCGATCGATTCGTGGCGAAGGTGGTTTGGTGGAAGTCAACATGCTGGAAGCGATGTTGGATTATCAATTCGAACCGCTGACCGTGCATCTTCAAGACGGTTCGCAACCCGAACGGACCGCCACGAACAACGCACACGCGTTGCTGGGGGCACCGTACGGCGTCTACCAAACCGCGGACGGATACTTGGCGTTGGCGATGGGCAGCATCGTTCAGTTGGGTGAACTGTTGGATTGCCAAGAGCTGACACGGTACACCGATCCGAAAAGCTGGTATGACCAGCGGGACGAGATCAAACAAATCTTGGTCGACCGCCTGGTCACACGACGGACCGCGGATTGGTTGGCGATCCTTGAACCGGCAGACATCTGGTGTGCCGAGGTGTTGAACTGGGATCGTCTGATGCACTCCGAAGGTTTCCAGGTTTTGGACATGACCCAGCAAGTCACCCGCGGCAACGGAACCGGTTATCAAACCACGTGCTGTCCGATTCGCATTGATGGCCAGCGTCTCAAGGCGGCACGCGGGTCCTGTGATCTGGGCGAACACAACGAATCCATCGATCGCGAACTTGCGATTGCCGGTGGATGA
- a CDS encoding IclR family transcriptional regulator produces the protein MQESAPPTAAKPEPAKYSVPAFEQGLDLLELLMDSPLPLSQKTIAGRMQRPVSSVFRLLNCLEQRGYVQRDPETSGYSPTMRLYRLAHTCPAHVRFRELAMAPMQALARRVGESCHLSIREGDRVRVIYNQPSPHMHSLNVSEDTTYSLIDTTAGKMLLAHLPASIRDGWLTGLSDFQALNKTQQTELKQQLLSLQRKKFMTVPSRLTPGVLGVDVLLEDAWLGENAVLAVPCIQKRSKTEIKTDLLPTIQDAASQITTLLKGM, from the coding sequence GTGCAGGAATCCGCCCCTCCCACCGCCGCCAAGCCGGAACCGGCCAAGTACAGCGTGCCCGCGTTCGAACAGGGTTTGGACCTGTTGGAACTGCTGATGGATTCGCCCCTGCCGCTGTCGCAGAAGACCATCGCGGGCCGCATGCAGCGTCCGGTCAGCTCGGTCTTTCGGCTACTGAACTGCTTGGAACAACGTGGCTATGTCCAACGGGATCCCGAAACCAGCGGCTACAGCCCGACCATGCGGTTGTACCGCTTGGCCCACACTTGCCCGGCTCATGTGCGGTTTCGCGAACTAGCCATGGCTCCGATGCAAGCGTTGGCTCGACGGGTCGGTGAATCATGCCACCTGTCGATCCGCGAAGGCGATCGTGTGCGTGTGATTTACAACCAACCCAGCCCACACATGCATTCGCTGAACGTCAGCGAAGACACGACTTACAGCCTGATCGACACGACCGCCGGCAAGATGCTGTTGGCTCATTTGCCGGCGTCTATCCGCGACGGCTGGCTGACAGGGCTGAGCGATTTCCAAGCTCTGAACAAGACACAACAAACCGAACTCAAGCAGCAATTGCTGTCGCTCCAGCGAAAGAAGTTCATGACCGTCCCCAGCCGTCTGACACCCGGCGTCTTGGGCGTCGACGTTTTGCTGGAAGACGCTTGGCTGGGTGAAAACGCGGTCTTGGCCGTTCCCTGCATCCAGAAACGAAGCAAGACCGAAATCAAAACCGATTTGCTGCCCACCATCCAAGATGCGGCATCCCAAATCACCACCCTTTTGAAAGGCATGTGA
- a CDS encoding CaiB/BaiF CoA transferase family protein, which yields MMRPLEGLVVLEFCQYLAGPWAGLRLADMGAQVIKVERPGTGEACRSLATKNLMVGGDSLVFHTINRGKQSFAANLKDPDDLQQVKQLVKRADVMTHNFRPGVMNKLGLDYDVVRQLNPRIVYGEVSGYGKEGPWRDKPGQDLLAQSMTGLMYLNGRRDSPPVPIGVAAADAICGVHFAQGLLAALVRRGKTGQGALVEVSLVESTIDMQFEALTTYLNDGHRLPNRSHGFAAHPYQGPPYGVYPTADGYLALAMGSLPKLAVQLQLPQLKQFVDSRSGFQHADAIRDLIADRLARHCTDDWLEQLEAADVWCAEVLTYEQLRQRDGYRVLQMEQQVQRDNASVRTLRCPIRIDGQRLFCGSAAPVVGADNDTLTRELQDA from the coding sequence ATGATGCGTCCATTGGAAGGGCTGGTTGTCTTGGAGTTTTGCCAGTACCTGGCGGGGCCGTGGGCCGGGCTAAGGCTGGCCGACATGGGAGCCCAGGTGATCAAGGTCGAACGACCGGGAACCGGCGAAGCGTGCCGCAGTTTGGCGACCAAAAACTTGATGGTCGGCGGTGACAGCCTGGTCTTTCACACGATCAATCGCGGAAAGCAATCCTTTGCGGCCAACTTGAAAGACCCTGATGATTTGCAGCAGGTGAAGCAGTTGGTCAAGCGGGCCGACGTGATGACGCACAACTTCCGACCCGGCGTGATGAATAAGTTGGGCTTGGATTATGACGTCGTCCGGCAGTTGAACCCGCGGATTGTTTATGGCGAGGTGTCGGGGTACGGCAAAGAAGGGCCGTGGCGAGACAAGCCGGGTCAGGATTTGTTGGCTCAATCGATGACGGGGCTGATGTATTTGAACGGTCGTCGTGACAGTCCGCCGGTTCCGATTGGCGTTGCCGCAGCCGACGCGATTTGCGGCGTGCATTTCGCACAAGGGTTGCTGGCCGCGTTGGTGCGGCGGGGGAAAACGGGGCAGGGTGCTTTGGTCGAAGTCAGCTTGGTGGAATCGACCATCGACATGCAGTTCGAAGCGTTGACGACGTACCTGAACGATGGCCACCGTTTGCCAAACCGCAGCCACGGGTTTGCCGCGCATCCGTACCAGGGGCCGCCTTATGGTGTGTACCCGACCGCCGATGGTTACCTGGCATTAGCGATGGGATCGCTGCCAAAGTTGGCCGTTCAGTTGCAATTGCCACAGCTGAAGCAGTTTGTCGACAGCAGGTCGGGTTTTCAGCATGCCGACGCGATCCGTGACTTGATCGCCGATCGGCTTGCCCGGCACTGTACCGATGACTGGTTGGAACAATTGGAAGCGGCGGACGTTTGGTGCGCCGAGGTGTTGACCTACGAACAACTGCGGCAGCGTGACGGGTACCGTGTTCTGCAGATGGAACAGCAGGTTCAGCGGGACAACGCATCGGTGCGGACGCTGCGATGTCCGATCCGAATCGACGGCCAGCGATTGTTCTGTGGTTCGGCGGCGCCTGTTGTGGGTGCCGACAACGACACGCTGACCCGGGAATTGCAAGATGCCTGA